In the Sebaldella sp. S0638 genome, one interval contains:
- a CDS encoding alpha/beta hydrolase translates to MGIIIAINIIFMIFFFAVAYLAIKYFLNQIEKYPRITLEDIYNSKKDRQKYNIEDKINPLDYGFNYKEIEYNSKKIKLFGWFIENENTDKALIISHGRGTNRLAVLQCLELVREVGLDKEYSIFLPDLRNSGRADVAKTFMGYGFGLDILHTMEMLKERYGKKEFILYGFSQGGMGSAIAAKLFSDKIRKGGMKVTKLILDSPISNSRKRIKEDARKRKVPKLITSIVSRIFDLRVHKNLHKMRLSYLLRRIPTLLLQSKQDKATTYGMLMEEYNEIAQYKNVTLKVFENSGHVRIYRDNKQEYTEEVRKFLENEDNEEQTK, encoded by the coding sequence ATGGGAATAATTATAGCAATAAACATAATATTTATGATATTTTTCTTTGCAGTGGCATATCTGGCAATAAAATACTTTTTGAATCAGATAGAAAAATATCCCAGAATAACACTTGAAGATATATATAACAGTAAAAAAGACAGACAGAAATATAATATTGAAGATAAAATAAATCCTTTGGATTATGGTTTTAACTATAAAGAAATAGAATATAATTCCAAAAAAATAAAACTTTTCGGATGGTTTATAGAAAATGAAAATACTGATAAAGCGTTGATAATCTCACATGGAAGAGGTACAAACAGACTGGCGGTTCTTCAGTGTCTTGAGCTTGTCAGGGAAGTAGGACTGGATAAGGAATACAGTATTTTTCTTCCTGATCTGAGAAATTCAGGAAGGGCAGATGTAGCGAAAACTTTCATGGGATACGGATTCGGGCTGGATATTCTTCACACAATGGAGATGCTGAAAGAAAGATACGGAAAAAAAGAGTTTATACTTTATGGTTTTTCTCAGGGCGGAATGGGTTCTGCAATTGCGGCTAAGCTTTTTAGCGATAAGATAAGAAAAGGCGGAATGAAAGTGACAAAATTAATATTGGACAGCCCTATTTCCAATTCGAGAAAAAGAATAAAAGAAGATGCAAGAAAAAGAAAAGTTCCAAAACTTATTACAAGTATAGTTTCAAGAATATTTGATCTGAGAGTACATAAAAATCTTCATAAAATGAGACTTTCATATTTACTTAGAAGAATACCCACTCTTCTTCTGCAGTCGAAGCAGGATAAAGCTACTACATACGGAATGCTTATGGAAGAGTATAATGAAATAGCCCAATACAAAAATGTGACATTAAAAGTATTTGAAAACAGCGGACATGTGAGAATCTACAGAGATAATAAGCAGGAATATACCGAGGAAGTAAGAAAATTTTTGGAGAATGAAGATAATGAAGAGCAGACTAAATAA
- a CDS encoding MFS transporter, producing the protein MKSRLNKKTYWIYGIGVSYFIMDQLFNQWLPYYYLPPKEETGLSPLLPAGLITLALVLSRFIDAVSDPLVGYLSDKTNSKWGKRTPFIALGGIPLGFTMVLFFFPLKMTTMTTFISLTIVGGLFFIFYTMVGGPYNALIPDITNSKEERLDLSTVQSVFRLIFTAVAMVLPGLLIPLLGGNNTEKGLRLTIILLSIIAVIGIYICIFFLDEKNISNNKITESVKFKESSGYILKKDIVIYFAAFFFFFVGFNLLRGMINYYVVSIMQKPKGIITLISVILFGSAALCFPITNKLSKKYSYKKVIIADIIILILGGAGLLFINSENSILAYILFFICGIGLSGAAFIFPQAMISEIAVSISSRHKVSVEGLLFGIQGFFLKMAFLVQQAIQLNVLVIGSEKDSEGLRYATSQGIYIAIMVSLGFFVLSLLFYFLKKEKEDSEL; encoded by the coding sequence ATGAAGAGCAGACTAAATAAAAAAACATATTGGATATATGGCATAGGAGTTTCATACTTTATAATGGATCAGCTGTTTAATCAATGGCTTCCGTATTATTATCTTCCGCCTAAGGAAGAAACGGGACTTAGTCCTTTGCTGCCCGCAGGATTGATTACGCTGGCACTTGTCTTATCGAGGTTTATTGATGCAGTTTCAGATCCTCTGGTAGGTTACTTATCAGATAAAACAAATTCAAAATGGGGAAAGAGAACTCCTTTTATAGCTTTAGGAGGAATTCCGCTGGGATTCACAATGGTTTTATTTTTCTTCCCTCTAAAAATGACGACAATGACAACTTTCATAAGTCTTACTATTGTAGGTGGATTATTTTTTATCTTTTACACAATGGTAGGCGGCCCGTATAACGCCTTAATTCCCGATATTACCAACAGCAAAGAGGAAAGACTTGATCTGTCCACGGTACAGTCAGTTTTCAGACTTATATTTACAGCTGTGGCGATGGTACTGCCGGGACTGCTGATTCCTTTACTGGGCGGGAATAACACGGAAAAGGGTTTGAGGTTGACAATTATTTTATTAAGTATAATTGCAGTTATAGGAATATACATATGTATATTCTTTCTGGATGAAAAAAATATAAGCAATAACAAAATAACAGAAAGCGTAAAATTTAAAGAGTCATCAGGATATATACTAAAAAAAGATATAGTTATTTATTTTGCAGCATTCTTTTTCTTTTTTGTAGGGTTTAACCTGCTGCGCGGGATGATAAACTATTACGTAGTAAGTATAATGCAGAAGCCGAAGGGGATAATTACCCTTATATCAGTGATACTGTTCGGTTCAGCAGCGTTATGTTTCCCGATTACAAACAAACTGTCGAAAAAATACTCATACAAGAAAGTAATTATAGCAGATATAATTATACTTATTCTCGGAGGAGCCGGACTTTTGTTTATTAACAGCGAAAACAGCATTCTGGCATATATATTATTTTTTATCTGCGGAATAGGTTTAAGCGGAGCAGCATTTATATTTCCGCAGGCAATGATAAGTGAAATAGCAGTATCGATTTCGAGCAGGCATAAAGTCAGTGTAGAAGGACTTTTGTTCGGGATACAGGGATTTTTTCTGAAAATGGCCTTTCTTGTACAGCAGGCAATACAGCTGAATGTACTGGTAATAGGAAGTGAAAAAGACAGTGAAGGACTGAGATACGCCACATCACAGGGGATTTACATAGCTATAATGGTGTCGCTGGGATTTTTCGTGTTATCACTTTTATTCTACTTTTTGAAGAAAGAAAAGGAAGATTCTGAATTATAA
- a CDS encoding nucleotidyltransferase family protein, with translation MRAGIVAEYNPFHNGHLYQISEVGKNNPELVMTVVSGDFVQRGEFSFIDKWEKTETALNNGVDLVIELPLYYSIQNAEVFCREAVKILEYMEADTQVFGAETGNINKLNEIIQIQNTDSYARLLKKYLKNGENYSVSHHKTLTEFGMGDTFLSNNILAMEYMKTISSKGFHIKPYIVERKNTGYNETEVKGNITSASNIRKMYRENTLEESKNVFPKEVYNIIKNKTSEENSIEERLYELFRYKILTCKREELEQIYDIREELLNRLVYQAACSDTYNSFLDNMKSRNFSVSRIKRSILNILLDIKEEDIQDSEPEYIRILGFNQRGREHLRRLIKTNKKEKIYTNWKDIEKLNTAKVKTEKNGFLLKELMLKRKEKLNSIIKER, from the coding sequence ATGAGAGCAGGAATAGTAGCAGAATACAATCCTTTTCATAACGGACATTTATACCAGATCAGCGAAGTGGGAAAAAATAATCCTGAGCTGGTAATGACAGTAGTTAGCGGTGATTTTGTCCAGAGAGGTGAGTTTTCTTTTATAGATAAATGGGAAAAAACCGAAACAGCGTTGAATAACGGGGTGGATCTGGTAATAGAGCTGCCTTTGTATTATTCGATACAGAATGCAGAGGTTTTTTGCAGGGAAGCAGTGAAGATTCTGGAATATATGGAAGCAGATACTCAGGTTTTCGGTGCTGAAACAGGAAATATTAATAAGCTGAATGAGATTATTCAAATACAAAACACAGATTCGTATGCTAGACTTTTAAAAAAATATTTGAAAAATGGTGAAAACTACTCGGTTTCTCATCACAAAACACTGACGGAATTCGGTATGGGGGATACTTTTTTATCAAATAATATACTGGCTATGGAGTATATGAAAACTATAAGCAGTAAAGGATTTCATATAAAGCCGTATATAGTAGAGCGAAAAAATACAGGATATAACGAAACAGAGGTAAAAGGAAATATTACAAGTGCTTCGAATATAAGAAAAATGTACAGGGAAAATACTCTGGAAGAAAGTAAAAATGTCTTCCCAAAAGAAGTATACAACATAATAAAAAACAAAACATCAGAAGAGAACAGTATAGAAGAGAGACTTTATGAACTGTTCAGATACAAGATACTTACCTGTAAAAGAGAAGAGCTTGAGCAAATATATGATATCAGGGAAGAACTGCTGAACAGACTTGTTTATCAGGCTGCATGCAGTGATACATATAACAGTTTTTTAGATAATATGAAAAGCAGGAATTTTTCTGTTTCCAGAATAAAACGAAGTATTCTGAATATATTATTGGATATAAAAGAAGAAGATATACAGGATTCTGAACCGGAGTACATAAGAATACTCGGTTTTAACCAAAGAGGCAGGGAACATCTCCGCAGGCTGATAAAGACAAATAAAAAAGAGAAAATATATACAAACTGGAAAGACATAGAAAAACTCAATACCGCAAAAGTAAAAACGGAAAAAAACGGTTTTTTGCTAAAAGAGCTGATGTTAAAACGGAAAGAAAAATTAAATTCAATAATAAAAGAGAGGTAG